In the genome of Hydractinia symbiolongicarpus strain clone_291-10 chromosome 5, HSymV2.1, whole genome shotgun sequence, one region contains:
- the LOC130645335 gene encoding major facilitator superfamily domain-containing protein 9-like isoform X2 — translation MTPLERLQWIICFSGFLDLFGVAMLYPLLIHQAKTLGATPGQVGLFGSIYGTLQFFTSPIMGQLSDHVGRRTVLLMSLVGTAVGYILLGMSNSIILMALARVPSGIFKHSQSMSRTYLADISPPQQRASAFGMFNSMSSLGFIVGPTLGGILSTTENGFQRVAMLSSLLFILNACFVYLLIPKYFGDKKMDEGSRITPNKPKFDFLSSLNTFKDVHLIPWHLVWDVFTVRFLMSFSMILYRSNSSSVLAYKFDADARTNGYIISFNGIVSAIAGVLVRWIAPYFSSNSSLNNAFSIILILSLVAITLAPTLFVVVIAMIPLCIASSVLRVTNATAIFNRGGERVRGLVNGLGDTLTSLARALGPAIAGYAQEVSLYGPGGCGIVLAVIGTLVGLYSPAEDWKFHVE, via the exons accattagaaagatTACAATGGATAATCTGCTTTTCTGGCTTTTTG GATTTATTTGGTGTAGCTATGTTGTACCCGCTTCTCATACACCAAGCTAAAACCTTAGGTGCTACTCCAGGCCAAGTTGGGTTATTTGGATCCATCTATGGTACATTGCAATTCTTCACTAGCCCTATTATG GGTCAATTGAGTGATCATGTTGGGCGAAGAACAGTACTGTTGATGAGTTTAGTGGGAACTGCTGTTGGATACATTCTGTTAGGAATGTCAAACAGTATAATATTAATGGCATTAGCGAGGGTTCCATCag GTATTTTCAAACACAGCCAGTCGATGAGCCGTACATACCTTGCAGATATTTCACCTCCGCAACAGAGAGCAAGTGCTTTTGGAATGTTTAACTCCATGTCCAGTCTCGGTTTTATAGTTGGTCCTACACTGGGAGGCATATTATCAACAACTGAGAATGGTTTTCAAAGAGTTGCCATGTTGTCTTCTTTGCTTTTCATTCTCAACGCATGCTTTGTTTATTTGCTTATTCCTAAATATTTCGGAGATAAAAAGATGGACGAGGGAAGCCGTATCACACCTAATAAACCGAAGTTTGACTTTCTTTCATCCCTTAATACTTTTAAAGATGTACATTTAATACCCTGGCACTTAGTGTGGGATGTGTTCACAGTTCGATTTTTAATGAGTTTTTCTATGATATTGTATCGTTCAAACTCATCTAGCGTGTTAGCCTACAAATTTGATGCTGATGCTCGTACCAATGGGTATATCATCTCATTTAACGGCATAGTAAGTGCTATTGCTGGCGTCTTAGTTCGATGGATAGCACCTTACTTCAGTTCGAATTCAAGTCTTAATAATGCGTTTTCAATCATATTGATATTGTCACTTGTCGCAATCACTCTGGCGCCGACGCTATTTGTCGTAGTTATCGCCATGATACCTCTGTGTATAGCTTCCTCTGTGTTGCGTGTTACCAATGCGACAGCTATTTTCAATCGAGGTGGCGAAAGGGTGCGTGGTTTAGTAAATGGACTGGGCGATACGTTAACGTCTCTGGCTAGAGCTTTAGGACCTGCTATAGCTGGCTATGCGCAGGAAGTGAGCCTGTACGGTCCAGGTGGGTGTGGCATTGTTTTGGCTGTAATAGGAACGTTAGTGGGGCTATATTCACCTGCTGAAGATTGGAAATTTCACGTAGAATAA